A section of the Pygocentrus nattereri isolate fPygNat1 chromosome 18, fPygNat1.pri, whole genome shotgun sequence genome encodes:
- the lpar1 gene encoding lysophosphatidic acid receptor 1, giving the protein MEEQCYYNETIAFFYNKSGKYLATEWNTVSKLVMGLGITVCIFIMLANLLVMVAIYINRRFHFPIYYLMANLAAADFFAGLAYFYLMFNTGPNTRRLTVSTWLLRQGLIDTSLTASVANLLAIAIERHITVFRMQLHTRMSNRRVVVVIMIIWTMSIIMGAIPSVGWNCICAIETCSSMAPLYSNSYLVFWAIFNLVTFVVMVVLYAHIFMYVRQRTMRMSRHSSGQRRNRDTMMSLLKTVVIVLGAFIVCWTPGLVLLLLDVFCNDCNVLAYEKFLLLLAEFNSAMNPIIYSYRDKEMSVTFKQILCCQRQENVNGTAEGSDRSASSFNHTVLSSPHNNDHSVV; this is encoded by the exons ATGGAAGAACAGTGCTACTACAATGAAACCATTGCCTTCTTTTACAATAAAAGTGGGAAGTACCTGGCCACCGAATGGAATACAGTCAGCAAACTTGTGATGGGACTTGGAATTACAGTATGTATCTTTATCATGCTAGCTAACCTGCTAGTGATGGTAGCCATCTACATCAACCGCCGTTTCCATTTCCCCATCTATTATCTAATGGCTAACCTAGCAGCAGCGGACTTTTTTGCCGGACTGGCTTACTTCTATTTGATGTTTAACACGGGGCCCAACACACGACGACTGACTGTCAGCACGTGGTTGCTACGTCAGGGCCTCATTGACACTAGCCTAACAGCCTCCGTTGCTAATCTGCTAGCCATCGCCATTGAGCGGCACATCACAGTCTTCCGTATGCAGCTTCACACGCGCATGAGCAATCGGCGTGTGGTAGTGGTCATCATGATCATCTGGACCATGTCTATCATCATGGGAGCAATCCCCAGCGTGGGCTGGAACTGCATTTGTGCCATTGAAACTTGCTCCAGCATGGCGCCACTCTACAGCAACTCATACCTCGTCTTCTGGGCCATCTTCAACCTGGTGACCTTTGTGGTTATGGTGGTGCTGTACGCTCACATATTCATGTACGTCCGCCAGCGCACCATGAGGATGTCACGGCACAGCTCTGGCCAGCGGAGGAACAGGGACACCATGATGAGCTTGCTGAAGACTGTGGTGATTGTGCTAG GTGCTTTCATCGTGTGCTGGACACCTGGTTTAGTCCTCCTGTTACTGGACGTTTTCTGCAACGACTGTAACGTTTTGGCGTACGAGAAGTTCTTGCTCCTCTTAGCTGAGTTTAACTCGGCCATGAACCCCATCATATACTCGTACCGGGACAAAGAGATGAGCGTAACGTTCAAGCAGATCCTGTGCTGTCAGCGGCAGGAGAACGTAAACGGTACAGCAGAAGGTTCTGACCGCTCGGCTTCATCCTTTAACCACACGGTCCTCAGCTCACCCCACAATAATGACCACTCAGTGGTCTGA